The Cohaesibacter intestini genome segment CCTCGTGCCCTATGCGGTCAAGCAGATGATCGAGGCGACTGGCGCGGCCATCATTCCCGGCACCGATCCTTGCCTGAAGCCCAAGGCCGCCAAGAATGCAGCAGAACTTGACGGCATGCGCGCCGCCCACCTGCGTGATGGGGTCGCCATGTGCCGGTTTCTGGCCTGGTTCGACACCATGGTGCCGAAGGACAGCCTCGACGAAATCGCCACGGCCCGGGCTCTGGAGCAATTCCGAGCCACCACAGGAAAGCTGCAAGACATTTCGTTCGAAACCATTTCCGGCGCAGGTCCCAACGGAGCCATCGTGCATTATCGCGTGACGGAAAGCACCAATCGCAAGCTCGATCAGAATTCCCTCTATCTGGTGGATTCCGGCGCTCAATATCCCGACGGCACCACGGATATAACCCGCACATTGGCGGTGGGCACGCCGACCGCCGAGATGAAGGACCGCTTCACCCGCGTGCTCAAGGGCATGATTGCCATCTCACTCGCCCGCTTCCCCAAAGGCAGCACAGGCGCCCAGCTCGACACGCTGGCCCGGATGCCCCTTTGGCAGGCAGGGCTTGACTATGCCCACGGCACCGGCCACGGGGTCGGGTCCTTCCTGTGCGTTCATGAGGGCCCGCAGCGCATTGCCAAGACCGGCACCACCCCGCTTGAGGCGGGCAACATCCTGTCCAACGAGCCGGGTTACTACAAGGCCGGCCACTGGGGCATTCGCATCGAAAATCTGGTGATTGTAACAGAGCCGAGTTTGGTGGAAGGGGGCGAAGAGCCGCTTCACGCCTTTGAAACCCTCACCCTTTGCCCGATAGACCAGCGCCTGATCGATGTCAGCCTGCTTGATGACCGCGAATTGAACTGGCTGAACGATTATCACGAGCGGGTCTTTGCCGAACTGTCCGACGCACTTGAGGAAGACACGCGCAGCTGGCTGGCGGAAGCCACCAAGCCCCTGCATCGGTAAGACCAATACAGCACAAAGCCATGCAAACGAAAGCCGTGCAATGCGCGGCTTTTCTATTTTATTGGCCCACCAGTTCGATCCACTCGTCCTCGGTCAGGATTTGGATCTCCAACTCCTGTGCCTTTTTAAGCTTCGACCCGGCCCCCGGCCCGGCAACCAGAATATCGGTCTTCTTCGACACCGATCCTGACACTTTCGCCCCCAGGCTCTCGGCCTGATTCTTGGCTTCCGTCCGGCTCAGCCGTTCAAGACTGCCGGTGAAAACGATGGTTTTACCCGACACCGAACTGTCGGTCTGAACAGCAGCAGCCTCTTGCGGGGTTACCGCATCAAGCAGCTTGTCGAGCACTTCGGCATTGTGGCTTTCTTTGAAGAATTCCACCACCGCACGGGCAACAATCGCCCCGATGCCATCAATCCCCAACAATTCCTGCCAGGCGTCACTGTCGCCCTCCCCGGCCTTTTCCATCGCCGCGCGAAGATCAACGAAACTGCCATAATGCCGGGCCAGCAATTTGGCATTGCCCTCGCCCACATGGCGAATGCCAAGGGCGAAGATGAAACGATGCAGCTCGACCGAGCGTCGATCATCAATGGCATCAAACAATTTGCGGGCTGAAACCGGTCCCCAGCCATCCTGATCGCGCAGGCGCTCGCCGCGACCCTTTTCGGCATCCAGCTGCCTAAGACTGAAAATATCCGCCGCATTGGCAATCATGCCCTGCTCGAAGAAGGCCCGAACCTGCTTTTCCCCCAGCCCGTCAATATCCATCGCATTGCGCGAGACGAAATGCTTGAGCTGCTCTACGGCCTGCGCGGGACAAATCAGGCCACCCGTACAGCGGCGGATGGCATCCAGCTCGCCGTTTTCCTTCTT includes the following:
- a CDS encoding aminopeptidase P family protein; its protein translation is MFQDFADQACPDQGRVRIPLLREELQEQGLTGFIVPRADEFGGENLAAYAERLSWLTGFTGSAGAAVILKTSAAIFIDGRYTLQVKDQVDTDLLDPISIPQNSVAGWLKENTTAGQVIGFDPWLHSANDTRRLFKACAATGAELRPCTTNPIDAIWSDQPARPTGQLRLHPPKLAGQTAEDKLAAIVKILKGKATATFITQGDSIAWLFNIRGNDVPCAPLPLAFAIITASGDAFLIIDPAKVSPEVNKALPANVTLMAPSGLASTIEGLSSDDTTWMLDESLVPYAVKQMIEATGAAIIPGTDPCLKPKAAKNAAELDGMRAAHLRDGVAMCRFLAWFDTMVPKDSLDEIATARALEQFRATTGKLQDISFETISGAGPNGAIVHYRVTESTNRKLDQNSLYLVDSGAQYPDGTTDITRTLAVGTPTAEMKDRFTRVLKGMIAISLARFPKGSTGAQLDTLARMPLWQAGLDYAHGTGHGVGSFLCVHEGPQRIAKTGTTPLEAGNILSNEPGYYKAGHWGIRIENLVIVTEPSLVEGGEEPLHAFETLTLCPIDQRLIDVSLLDDRELNWLNDYHERVFAELSDALEEDTRSWLAEATKPLHR